The Flaviramulus sp. BrNp1-15 genome has a window encoding:
- a CDS encoding TrkH family potassium uptake protein: MKLNYKIIFHFLGLLLLFNGGFMLLSALISLIYKDGVTLQIFLAGITTLVAGLLAMIFTRNHNKEMNKREGYIVVTFGWIIMSLSGTLPYVFTESITNFTNAFFETMSGYTTTGASILNDIEAVPKGVLFWRSLTHWIGGMGIIVLAIAILPLLGIGGMQLFAAEAPGPSADKLHPRITDTAKRLWLIYFGYTAAETLLLSLAGMSFFDAINHALCTLSTGGFSTKNASVAYWNGQPIIQYIIILFMFLAGTNFVLSYFAFKGKVQKIIHDEEFKLYFKFIAIFTAIAAVIIYFRADVSVSSISHPMVWGEAESAFRHALFQVIAIITTTGFVTADYTLWTPFLVVFFFGLMFLGGSAGSTSGGVKVVRQLILIKNGFLEFKRTLHPNAILPVRYNKRAISGDIVFNILGFFILYMLSFIVGALVFSMFGIEFKSAIGLAASTLGNVGPALGDFGPVNNYSALPLLAQWWASFLMLIGRLELFTVLILLTPFFWRNR, translated from the coding sequence ATGAAACTTAACTACAAAATAATTTTTCATTTTTTAGGATTACTGCTGTTATTTAATGGTGGTTTTATGTTGTTGTCGGCACTTATAAGTTTAATTTATAAGGACGGAGTTACTTTACAAATATTTTTAGCGGGCATTACAACGTTAGTAGCTGGATTACTTGCTATGATTTTTACCAGAAATCATAATAAAGAGATGAATAAACGTGAAGGTTATATAGTTGTAACCTTTGGTTGGATTATCATGTCGTTATCTGGTACATTGCCTTATGTGTTTACGGAGAGTATAACCAATTTTACCAATGCTTTTTTTGAAACCATGTCTGGTTACACCACAACAGGTGCTTCTATTTTAAATGATATAGAAGCGGTACCAAAAGGGGTATTGTTCTGGAGAAGTTTAACGCATTGGATAGGAGGAATGGGTATTATTGTTTTGGCTATCGCCATTTTACCATTATTGGGTATTGGTGGTATGCAGCTTTTTGCTGCAGAAGCGCCAGGGCCAAGTGCAGATAAATTACACCCTAGAATTACCGATACAGCAAAACGATTATGGCTCATTTATTTTGGCTATACTGCTGCTGAAACTTTATTATTAAGTTTAGCAGGTATGTCTTTTTTTGATGCTATTAATCATGCATTATGTACGCTTTCAACAGGTGGATTTTCAACAAAAAATGCTAGTGTGGCGTATTGGAATGGACAACCTATTATTCAATATATCATCATATTATTTATGTTTTTGGCGGGTACAAACTTTGTACTTAGTTATTTTGCATTTAAAGGTAAAGTTCAAAAAATAATACACGATGAAGAGTTTAAATTATATTTTAAATTCATTGCTATTTTTACCGCAATTGCGGCTGTTATTATTTATTTTAGAGCTGATGTTTCTGTGTCTTCAATTTCCCATCCAATGGTTTGGGGTGAAGCTGAAAGTGCTTTTAGACATGCCTTATTTCAGGTTATTGCTATTATTACAACTACAGGATTTGTTACTGCAGATTATACATTATGGACACCGTTTTTAGTGGTTTTCTTTTTCGGACTCATGTTTTTAGGTGGTTCTGCAGGAAGTACTTCGGGTGGTGTTAAAGTAGTAAGACAGTTGATATTGATAAAAAATGGCTTTTTAGAATTCAAACGGACATTACATCCTAATGCTATTTTGCCGGTGCGCTATAATAAAAGAGCTATTTCAGGTGATATTGTATTTAATATTTTAGGCTTCTTTATTCTATATATGTTATCGTTTATAGTTGGGGCATTAGTGTTTTCTATGTTCGGAATTGAGTTTAAATCAGCTATTGGTTTAGCAGCGTCAACTTTAGGAAATGTTGGTCCTGCATTAGGTGATTTTGGTCCTGTAAATAATTATTCTGCACTACCTCTTTTGGCACAATGGTGGGCTTCTTTTTTAATGCTAATTGGCCGTTTAGAATTGTTTACTGTACTTATTTTATTGACGCCTTTTTTCTGGCGTAACAGGTAA
- a CDS encoding pyridoxal phosphate-dependent aminotransferase yields the protein MQLLSDRILNMATSATLAMAAKARELRGEGKDIIGLSLGEPDFNTPDFIKEAAIQAINDDYNSYTPVDGYGELKEAIITKFKRDNNLTYTPAQIVVSTGAKQALANIAGVMLNKGDEVILPCPYWVSYSDIVKLNDGVPVEVKTSIDTDFKMTASQLEAAITPNTKMLWFSSPCNPSGSVYSKAELRALADVLVKHPNIYVVSDEIYEHINYVGGHASMAQFEDMYDRTITVNGVSKAFAMTGWRIGYIGAPEKIARACNKMQGQITSGANCIAQRAVITALNESPSRVQYMIDEFKVRRDLILDLLNDIEGFKSNTPEGAFYVFPNISYYFGKTLRGKTINNATDFSLYLLEEALVATVSGEAFGNPDCIRISYAASQEQIIEAIKRIKEAVS from the coding sequence ATGCAATTACTTTCAGACAGAATTTTAAACATGGCTACGTCTGCAACGTTGGCTATGGCTGCAAAAGCCCGAGAGCTTAGAGGCGAAGGAAAAGATATTATCGGTTTAAGTTTGGGAGAACCAGACTTTAATACCCCAGATTTTATTAAAGAAGCCGCTATTCAAGCTATAAATGATGATTATAATTCATACACACCTGTTGACGGTTATGGTGAGTTAAAAGAAGCTATAATCACAAAGTTTAAGCGTGATAATAATTTAACATACACGCCTGCACAAATTGTAGTTTCTACTGGAGCAAAACAAGCTTTAGCAAATATTGCTGGTGTTATGCTGAATAAAGGTGATGAAGTGATATTGCCTTGTCCGTACTGGGTAAGTTATTCTGATATTGTAAAGTTAAACGATGGTGTTCCTGTTGAAGTAAAAACTTCAATTGATACCGATTTTAAAATGACGGCTTCTCAACTAGAAGCTGCTATTACGCCAAACACCAAAATGCTTTGGTTTAGTTCTCCTTGTAACCCAAGTGGTTCTGTTTATAGCAAAGCAGAATTAAGAGCTTTAGCTGATGTTTTAGTAAAACACCCAAATATTTATGTAGTTTCTGATGAAATTTACGAACATATAAACTATGTTGGTGGTCATGCTAGTATGGCTCAGTTTGAAGATATGTATGACAGAACCATTACCGTAAACGGTGTTTCTAAAGCTTTTGCCATGACCGGATGGCGAATTGGATATATTGGTGCTCCAGAAAAAATAGCCCGTGCATGCAACAAAATGCAAGGTCAAATTACAAGTGGTGCAAACTGTATTGCACAACGTGCTGTAATTACTGCTTTAAACGAATCGCCTTCGCGTGTTCAATACATGATTGATGAGTTTAAAGTGCGTCGCGATTTAATTCTAGACTTATTAAATGATATTGAAGGTTTTAAATCTAACACACCAGAAGGTGCGTTTTATGTATTCCCTAACATTTCATATTACTTTGGAAAAACACTTAGAGGTAAAACAATAAATAATGCTACCGATTTTTCACTATACCTATTAGAAGAAGCTCTTGTAGCAACAGTAAGTGGTGAAGCTTTCGGTAATCCTGATTGTATTCGTATTTCGTATGCAGCTTCGCAAGAACAAATAATTGAAGCTATTAAACGTATAAAAGAGGCTGTAAGCTAA
- a CDS encoding acyl-CoA desaturase, with amino-acid sequence MTKQTLSFSRTDSAKFFRTLNKRVNDYFKDNNVKRTGNWKIWVKTVVMFSLFLTPYFLILTLSIPGWAQLLLTVVMGIGMAGVGMNVMHDGNHGSFSNKEWVNRLMGSSIYILAGNVYNWKVQHNVLHHTYTNIHGHDEDLEAGRILRFTEHSEWKWHHKFQHYYSVLLYGLLTINWAITTDWQQMSRYMKRKLSYGKFPNPVWNWSKLVISKLIYIGIWIVIPMVFLEIAWWKILLGFFIMHYTAGLILSVVFQLAHVMEDAEMPLPEENGTMKNTWAVHQLKTTINFATKNRLVNWFTGGLNHQVEHHIFPHISHVHYTKISKIVKETAKEFNLPYNEYKTTRKAIIAHFKHLKEMGTKPALQV; translated from the coding sequence ATGACTAAACAGACATTATCATTTTCAAGAACAGATTCCGCTAAATTTTTTAGAACCCTTAACAAACGTGTCAACGATTATTTTAAAGACAACAATGTTAAGCGTACTGGAAATTGGAAAATATGGGTTAAAACAGTTGTGATGTTTTCATTGTTTTTAACACCTTATTTTTTAATATTAACATTAAGTATTCCTGGTTGGGCACAATTACTATTAACTGTTGTTATGGGAATTGGTATGGCAGGAGTTGGAATGAATGTTATGCATGATGGAAACCATGGCTCATTTTCTAACAAAGAATGGGTTAACCGTTTAATGGGAAGCAGTATTTATATTCTTGCTGGAAATGTTTACAACTGGAAAGTACAACATAACGTTTTACATCATACTTACACTAATATTCATGGTCACGATGAAGATTTAGAAGCTGGTAGAATTTTACGATTCACAGAACATTCTGAATGGAAATGGCACCATAAATTTCAACACTATTATTCTGTTTTACTTTATGGCTTACTAACTATAAATTGGGCAATTACTACAGATTGGCAACAAATGAGTCGTTACATGAAACGTAAATTATCTTATGGTAAATTCCCTAATCCAGTTTGGAATTGGAGCAAATTAGTTATTTCAAAACTTATTTATATCGGTATTTGGATTGTAATACCTATGGTGTTTTTAGAAATTGCTTGGTGGAAAATATTATTAGGCTTTTTTATAATGCATTATACTGCTGGTTTAATTTTAAGTGTTGTTTTTCAATTAGCGCACGTTATGGAAGATGCCGAAATGCCTCTACCAGAAGAAAACGGCACCATGAAAAACACTTGGGCAGTTCATCAACTTAAAACTACCATTAACTTTGCAACTAAAAACAGATTAGTTAACTGGTTTACTGGTGGATTAAATCATCAAGTTGAACATCATATTTTTCCTCATATAAGTCATGTTCACTATACTAAAATATCAAAAATAGTAAAGGAAACAGCCAAAGAATTTAATTTACCTTATAACGAATATAAAACCACACGTAAAGCTATAATTGCACATTTTAAGCATTTAAAAGAAATGGGCACGAAACCTGCTTTACAAGTCTAA
- the rsmG gene encoding 16S rRNA (guanine(527)-N(7))-methyltransferase RsmG encodes MDLILKYFPNLTEDQIYKFKQLESLYQDWNLKINVVSRKDIDELYLRHVLHSLGIAKVMPFKAGSKILDVGTGGGFPGVPLAILFPECSFHLVDSIAKKLKVVNEVVEGLGLTNIKTTHSRVEDINDTYDFIVSRAVAAMPTFVHWVKGKIAKQQNNELKNGILYLKGGDLTEELKDYRTATIYNLSDYFTEDFYETKKVVHLPIKYRG; translated from the coding sequence ATGGATCTTATTTTAAAGTACTTCCCTAATCTTACAGAAGACCAAATATATAAATTCAAACAATTAGAATCGCTTTATCAAGATTGGAATTTAAAAATAAACGTTGTGTCTCGAAAAGATATAGACGAACTCTATTTACGTCATGTGTTACACTCTTTAGGTATTGCAAAAGTTATGCCATTTAAAGCTGGTAGTAAAATTCTTGATGTTGGTACTGGAGGTGGCTTTCCTGGAGTACCTTTAGCTATTCTATTTCCTGAATGTTCATTTCATTTAGTAGATAGCATTGCTAAAAAGTTAAAAGTTGTTAACGAAGTTGTTGAAGGCTTGGGTTTAACCAATATTAAAACCACACACAGTAGAGTAGAAGATATAAATGATACTTACGATTTTATTGTAAGCAGAGCAGTGGCTGCAATGCCAACCTTTGTGCATTGGGTTAAAGGTAAAATAGCTAAACAACAAAATAACGAACTTAAAAATGGTATTCTTTATTTAAAAGGAGGTGATTTAACAGAGGAGTTAAAAGATTACAGAACTGCAACCATTTATAATTTGAGCGATTATTTTACTGAAGATTTTTACGAAACCAAAAAAGTGGTTCATTTACCAATAAAATACAGAGGGTAA
- a CDS encoding tetratricopeptide repeat protein — protein MKKIILLLLVTCPILSYGQTNKIFRLAQRTSDLNEKIKLLTQVIEQEPKNLDAYFYRAIAKNDLGDYSGAIVDYSKIIIEEPDADTYYNRGNSRYSIKDFTGAKEDYAKAYMLDENFIDALYSLACVKLDLEEYETAIEDFTRVIKTAPDHSKSYTLRAKAYTALKKYQNALEDYNSAIIIEPSVDTYYNRGVFFMDIKYYKLANDDLSMALKANKNNAYAYFYRGASNLFLKKYIDAISDFSKAIEFDSMDFDAYLGLAMAYNEVNDIEKAKQNFDKANAILLSGEALSTIEQYKNTFWFHSQYAYFNEHVNELVKLK, from the coding sequence ATGAAAAAAATTATTCTTCTACTACTCGTTACATGTCCAATACTAAGTTATGGGCAAACAAATAAGATATTTAGGCTAGCTCAAAGAACTTCTGATTTGAACGAAAAAATAAAACTATTAACACAAGTAATAGAACAAGAGCCTAAAAATTTAGACGCTTACTTTTATAGAGCTATTGCAAAAAATGATTTAGGCGATTACTCTGGAGCCATTGTAGATTATTCTAAAATAATAATTGAAGAACCTGACGCGGATACCTATTACAACAGGGGAAATTCAAGATACAGTATTAAAGATTTTACAGGTGCTAAAGAAGATTACGCAAAGGCTTACATGCTTGATGAGAATTTTATTGATGCCCTTTACAGTTTAGCTTGTGTTAAATTAGATTTAGAAGAATACGAAACTGCTATAGAAGATTTTACTAGAGTAATTAAAACAGCCCCAGACCACTCAAAATCATACACACTAAGAGCTAAAGCTTACACAGCTTTAAAAAAATATCAAAATGCTTTAGAAGATTATAATTCTGCCATAATTATTGAGCCCAGTGTAGACACCTATTACAATCGTGGTGTGTTTTTTATGGATATTAAGTATTATAAATTGGCAAATGATGACCTTTCTATGGCTTTAAAAGCTAACAAGAATAATGCTTATGCTTATTTTTATCGTGGCGCATCCAATCTGTTTCTAAAAAAATATATCGATGCTATTTCAGATTTCTCAAAAGCTATAGAGTTTGATTCTATGGATTTTGACGCTTACCTTGGTTTAGCCATGGCCTACAATGAAGTTAATGATATTGAAAAAGCCAAACAAAATTTTGATAAAGCTAACGCTATACTTTTATCAGGTGAAGCTTTATCAACTATTGAGCAATACAAAAATACATTTTGGTTTCATAGCCAATATGCCTACTTCAACGAGCATGTTAACGAGTTAGTTAAGTTGAAATAA
- a CDS encoding LamG-like jellyroll fold domain-containing protein: MRRFLPLNFFQTNTFIFFLLFFSIGNAQIIQVEIIGDAVVTQGSTITINAGSSLDFRITNVETAACSNSNRLEIENVTVADVTNFNVSPNNVKRKIKQDTCPGNGNKDLDFSIENTSGNCATVSTLVTIEIKNQANFTFTLEVNSSPVISVLGGSPSADILNGSTTISSVNGTYFGVVEEAGVVTRNYIISNTGSCPLDISAISSSLSDFTVTPYVILSDFVTPAFYTVSIAPGDFVVFPVTFIGPLAGSGTLTSTISISNSDNTTFTFDVSAEMFDFNIPGPGGVTADFRLWLKSTRGITETGSKVSLWSDLGSNGKDAEQPVASNQPTYLDNATDNINFNPVIKFENDGASVEQYLYNSSNGFYSQDVFIVMIPDVSINSSSTRSTVFSGISSGSASDITGIGFGDYSSEFTNETLSYNQDVSGGGSFNGEAVIGGSYSNAGIINVRNNAFVSPTGQDILYNSNVLTTTSVNDVAFVNVGTPGPPIVLGTEYWIGRNFDIQGSLNGRVAEIFTFAERVPDAARQKIESYLAIKYGITLGATNEAQKDYINSFGTKVWDVAVNTGYNYHVAGIGKDSISDLNQKQSKTLNDTNEVAIGLNGVFTTNSANTNEFVNDGDFLVWGSNNLAITSGGSNTVTIDTGLTSSVTRILRQWKIIESTEVTSDVENVYVSIPSNAFSSFTLNTDEEYVLIVADNDNFTDADIIDVVPLKSDGSGNLQTWYDFNGTKYFTFGKASKLSDNHSIHIEAGDYLVGEYALNLNINAFSISAWVKADASQTSTRTVMAKGSKLQLRLNSSHQVEIMLDDDVTPRFISNMVLNDNKWHQISFVYKSGTIYLYVDGVLDKSEHDVNPPSPNFNRFSVGALFVDKNNISNYFLGEIDEVYVWDQELTQAQVRYLMNQEIERFDVSGTDYVNGKILPQASLSNEVNSIPWSNLKAYYDFNSFYGSTVEGLTNNRNFLRLKYLIKDKTIIDNQTIPVPYISASGGDWDAASTWSNSADQIIPNALSLDGSTIIDWNIVQISHDIDSGDRDISLLGLIQTDGILKISDPVDVQDETNSGQGLTITHYLELDGVIDLVGESQLVQTEGSIIDIDSGGYIERDQQGTASGFNYNYWSSSVGPITGNSATKGTGIASTNANHTISGVLNDGTISSSYQSLLYNASPNGSGSIPPPGFARTISTEWLYKFYGVADDYYAWSKIGESSSLLPGEGFTMKGTGGSALIPISTQQNYVFVGLPNNGDITLELDKSSGEVERLIGNPYPSAIDATEFILDNMSIADGGNNSTGTIFNGALYFWDHFGQEDSHVLKDYVGGYATRNLTGGAVAISNDARLNNDLTTGTKVPGQYIPVNQGFFVSTVLDGFDNDNGTPVLTVDGGDIVFKNSQRVYVAEDGAASLFFKSVSSKKKNNSNANYIDVTPTIKLMYSSPLGYHRQIVLGANKNASMEFDLGYDAFMADVAEEDMYWNINSKKFVIQGVDTFDASQEFSLGIKVKEAGIASIKLDALENIDTSTSVFIKDSITEETYKINDSAFDVFLEPGEYNDRYKLVFQQNNMSLSVEESIIANKVLFYYDLGSSELKIINKDGLYISSVNLYNILGQEILSTNLKSTSLNESVELNVVTGIYIVKLETEKGLINKKIVIE, translated from the coding sequence ATGAGAAGATTTTTACCCCTCAATTTTTTTCAAACTAATACATTTATATTTTTTTTACTGTTTTTTTCTATTGGAAATGCCCAAATTATTCAGGTTGAAATAATTGGTGATGCAGTTGTTACGCAAGGTTCTACAATTACAATTAATGCTGGATCTAGTCTGGATTTTAGGATTACCAATGTTGAAACTGCAGCATGTAGTAATAGTAATAGGTTGGAAATTGAAAATGTAACAGTTGCAGATGTTACAAATTTTAATGTTTCGCCTAATAATGTTAAAAGAAAAATTAAACAAGATACTTGCCCAGGTAATGGTAATAAGGATTTAGATTTTTCAATTGAAAATACTAGTGGTAATTGTGCAACGGTGTCTACCCTTGTGACCATTGAAATTAAAAATCAAGCAAATTTCACTTTTACTTTGGAGGTGAATTCTTCTCCTGTAATTTCAGTACTTGGAGGTAGCCCATCAGCAGATATTTTAAATGGATCAACAACAATATCAAGTGTTAACGGTACATATTTTGGAGTTGTTGAAGAGGCCGGTGTGGTTACTAGAAATTATATAATTTCTAATACGGGAAGTTGTCCACTTGATATTTCTGCAATTTCAAGTTCACTTAGTGATTTTACTGTAACACCTTATGTTATATTATCAGATTTTGTTACGCCTGCATTTTATACAGTGAGTATAGCTCCGGGAGATTTTGTTGTTTTCCCAGTAACATTTATAGGGCCACTTGCTGGATCAGGAACTTTAACTTCTACAATTAGTATTTCTAATTCAGACAATACTACATTTACTTTTGATGTTAGTGCAGAAATGTTTGATTTTAATATTCCAGGACCAGGAGGTGTTACGGCTGATTTTAGGCTTTGGTTAAAGTCAACTAGAGGAATTACAGAAACCGGATCTAAGGTGTCTTTATGGTCAGATTTAGGATCAAATGGTAAAGATGCAGAACAACCTGTTGCTAGTAATCAACCTACTTATTTAGACAATGCTACCGATAATATAAATTTTAATCCTGTAATTAAGTTTGAAAACGATGGAGCTTCCGTTGAGCAATATTTATACAATTCAAGCAATGGTTTTTATAGTCAAGATGTGTTTATAGTTATGATTCCTGATGTAAGTATAAATAGTTCTTCTACTAGAAGTACTGTGTTTTCAGGTATTTCGTCGGGTAGTGCAAGTGATATTACAGGTATTGGTTTTGGAGATTATTCATCAGAATTTACTAATGAAACATTATCTTATAATCAAGACGTTTCAGGAGGTGGAAGTTTTAATGGAGAAGCGGTAATTGGTGGTAGTTACTCTAATGCAGGAATAATTAACGTTAGAAATAATGCTTTTGTTTCACCAACAGGACAAGATATTTTATATAACTCCAATGTTTTAACAACAACCTCAGTTAACGATGTGGCTTTTGTAAACGTAGGAACACCAGGACCTCCTATTGTATTGGGAACAGAATATTGGATTGGTAGAAATTTTGATATCCAAGGAAGTTTAAATGGCAGGGTGGCAGAAATTTTCACATTTGCAGAACGTGTGCCAGATGCTGCTAGACAAAAAATTGAATCATATTTGGCTATTAAATATGGTATTACATTAGGAGCAACTAATGAAGCTCAGAAGGATTATATTAACTCTTTTGGTACTAAAGTTTGGGATGTTGCAGTTAACACAGGTTATAATTATCACGTAGCTGGAATTGGGAAAGATTCAATTTCAGATTTAAATCAAAAACAATCAAAAACATTAAATGATACCAATGAAGTTGCTATTGGCTTAAATGGGGTGTTTACTACTAATAGTGCAAATACAAATGAGTTTGTTAATGACGGCGATTTTTTAGTTTGGGGATCTAATAACTTAGCAATTACATCAGGTGGAAGTAATACGGTAACTATAGATACAGGTTTAACATCTTCAGTAACCAGAATTTTAAGGCAATGGAAAATAATTGAATCTACTGAAGTTACTAGTGATGTGGAAAATGTTTATGTTTCTATACCATCAAACGCCTTTAGTAGTTTTACTTTAAATACAGACGAAGAATATGTGTTAATTGTTGCAGATAACGATAATTTCACAGATGCAGATATTATAGATGTTGTTCCTTTAAAATCTGATGGCTCAGGAAACCTTCAAACCTGGTATGATTTTAATGGTACTAAATATTTTACATTTGGTAAAGCAAGTAAATTATCAGATAATCATTCTATACATATTGAGGCAGGAGATTATTTGGTAGGCGAATATGCTTTAAACTTAAATATTAATGCTTTTTCAATTTCTGCATGGGTAAAAGCAGATGCTAGTCAAACTTCAACAAGAACAGTTATGGCTAAAGGAAGTAAATTACAATTAAGATTAAACAGTTCGCATCAAGTAGAAATTATGCTTGATGATGATGTTACTCCACGATTTATTTCAAACATGGTTCTTAATGATAATAAGTGGCACCAAATTAGTTTTGTTTATAAAAGTGGAACAATATATTTGTATGTTGATGGTGTGCTAGATAAGTCTGAACACGATGTAAATCCTCCATCACCTAATTTTAATAGATTTTCTGTAGGCGCACTTTTTGTAGATAAAAATAACATTTCAAATTACTTTTTAGGAGAAATTGATGAGGTTTATGTATGGGATCAAGAGCTTACGCAAGCTCAGGTAAGATACCTTATGAATCAAGAAATTGAAAGATTTGATGTTAGTGGAACAGATTATGTAAACGGTAAGATATTACCACAAGCCTCATTAAGTAATGAGGTAAATTCTATTCCATGGAGTAATTTAAAAGCGTATTACGATTTTAATTCTTTTTATGGTTCTACAGTTGAAGGTTTAACAAATAATCGAAACTTTTTACGTTTAAAATATCTTATTAAAGATAAAACCATAATTGATAATCAAACTATACCAGTACCATATATTTCGGCAAGTGGTGGAGATTGGGATGCCGCTTCTACATGGAGCAACAGTGCAGATCAAATTATTCCAAATGCTTTAAGTTTAGATGGTTCTACAATTATAGATTGGAATATTGTTCAAATATCTCATGATATTGATTCTGGTGATAGAGATATTTCTCTTTTAGGTTTAATTCAAACTGATGGGATTTTAAAAATATCAGACCCAGTAGATGTTCAAGATGAAACAAATTCTGGACAAGGACTAACTATTACACATTATCTAGAGTTAGATGGTGTTATAGATTTAGTTGGTGAATCTCAATTAGTACAAACTGAAGGAAGTATTATTGATATAGATAGTGGTGGTTATATTGAACGTGACCAACAAGGAACTGCAAGTGGTTTTAATTATAATTATTGGTCATCTTCTGTTGGTCCAATTACGGGTAATAGTGCTACTAAAGGAACAGGAATTGCAAGCACAAATGCAAACCATACAATTTCTGGTGTTTTAAACGATGGAACTATTTCTAGCTCATACCAATCGCTATTGTATAACGCATCACCAAATGGAAGTGGTTCTATTCCGCCACCAGGTTTTGCAAGAACTATTAGTACAGAATGGTTATATAAGTTTTATGGTGTTGCAGATGATTATTATGCTTGGTCAAAGATAGGTGAGTCTTCGTCATTATTACCTGGTGAAGGGTTTACCATGAAAGGAACTGGAGGTTCAGCTTTAATTCCAATTTCTACTCAACAAAATTATGTATTTGTAGGATTGCCAAATAATGGAGATATTACTTTAGAATTAGATAAATCTTCTGGAGAAGTAGAGCGATTAATTGGAAATCCATACCCATCAGCAATTGATGCTACAGAATTTATATTAGACAACATGAGTATTGCAGATGGTGGTAATAATTCAACAGGAACTATTTTTAATGGTGCACTTTATTTTTGGGATCATTTCGGGCAAGAAGATTCGCATGTATTAAAAGATTATGTAGGTGGTTATGCTACCAGAAATTTAACAGGCGGGGCAGTAGCTATTTCAAATGATGCCAGACTAAATAATGATTTAACCACAGGAACAAAAGTGCCAGGGCAATATATTCCTGTAAACCAAGGGTTCTTTGTATCTACGGTACTAGATGGTTTTGATAATGATAATGGTACACCAGTTTTAACTGTTGATGGAGGAGATATTGTATTTAAAAATAGCCAACGCGTTTATGTAGCTGAAGATGGTGCAGCATCATTGTTTTTCAAATCAGTATCTAGTAAAAAGAAAAATAACTCAAACGCAAATTATATAGATGTTACACCCACTATTAAACTAATGTATAGTTCGCCTTTAGGTTATCATAGGCAAATAGTTTTAGGAGCAAATAAAAATGCTTCAATGGAATTTGATTTAGGTTACGATGCATTTATGGCAGATGTAGCTGAAGAAGATATGTATTGGAATATAAATAGTAAAAAGTTTGTTATACAAGGAGTTGATACTTTTGATGCATCACAAGAATTTTCTTTAGGTATAAAAGTTAAAGAGGCTGGTATAGCTAGTATTAAACTTGATGCATTAGAAAATATAGATACTAGCACTTCAGTGTTTATTAAAGATAGCATTACAGAAGAAACGTATAAAATTAATGACAGTGCTTTTGATGTGTTTTTAGAACCTGGTGAATATAATGATAGATATAAGCTAGTATTTCAGCAAAACAACATGTCATTAAGTGTTGAAGAAAGTATTATCGCTAACAAAGTATTGTTTTACTACGATTTAGGTTCTTCGGAATTAAAAATAATAAATAAAGATGGTTTATATATTTCTAGTGTTAATCTATACAATATACTAGGTCAGGAAATTTTAAGTACTAATTTAAAGTCAACTTCATTAAACGAATCTGTTGAGTTAAATGTAGTAACTGGAATATATATAGTAAAGCTTGAAACTGAAAAAGGATTGATTAATAAAAAAATAGTTATTGAATAA